A window of Nitrospirota bacterium contains these coding sequences:
- a CDS encoding type II toxin-antitoxin system prevent-host-death family antitoxin: protein MKIEIGSYKAKTNLSMLLRQVKEGKSFTITNRGEAIADLVPSASVKTKDKVAAVKKIKAFMLENPVHGVNIKELIEEGRA, encoded by the coding sequence ATGAAAATCGAAATTGGTTCGTACAAAGCAAAGACTAACCTGTCCATGTTGCTGCGGCAGGTGAAGGAGGGTAAGAGCTTCACAATTACCAATCGCGGCGAAGCCATCGCAGACCTTGTGCCGAGCGCCAGCGTGAAGACGAAAGACAAGGTTGCGGCGGTGAAAAAGATTAAGGCTTTCATGCTGGAGAATCCGGTGCACGGGGTGAATATCAAGGAACTCATTGAAGAGGGGCGCGCGTGA
- a CDS encoding toxin-antitoxin system HicB family antitoxin — protein sequence MRIGLDLHRRIVLTASGKGLSLNRFIAELLEKETNKNEISFSPLTQTLPRGEESFCMHESTDVFCA from the coding sequence TTACACAGGCGCATTGTGCTTACTGCATCGGGAAAAGGGTTAAGTTTAAATCGTTTCATTGCCGAATTACTGGAAAAAGAAACAAATAAAAACGAAATTTCCTTCTCCCCCCTCACCCAGACTCTCCCACGGGGAGAGGAGTCATTTTGTATGCACGAATCCACTGATGTTTTTTGCGCTTGA